A window from Oncorhynchus mykiss isolate Arlee chromosome 9, USDA_OmykA_1.1, whole genome shotgun sequence encodes these proteins:
- the tlr5 gene encoding toll-like receptor 5 precursor (The RefSeq protein has 3 substitutions compared to this genomic sequence), protein MSAHHFRGMMRNCILLVIFGVYLQVVKCTPRCPLYGYIAVCTNLSLYQVPALPPYITHVYMRDNYISEINETSFSGLEGLKELDLSWQRVNGLTIRTNTFQRLANLAVLYLGHNRGLKIEPGAFVGLSNLRTLSLYVCDLTESILQGDYLRPLVSLKTLDLYGNQVKRIQPSPFFVNMTDFQELNITLNQMESICEEDLLGFCGKHFRLLKLNSVSLYGMTQNGFDWKRCGNPFRNMSIETLDLSSNGFNVDKAKLFFNAIQGTKIHHIILEHSTMGKSFGFSNFKDPNKKTFNGLKNSGIKILDLSKCFIFALQYAVFSPLREVEDITLAQNKINQIDRGAFWGLENLQRLNLSHNLIGEIYSYTFDNLPNILELDLSYNHIGALGYQAFTGLPNLQILDLTGNSIRQLGTYGYLAPLPNLQLLNLADNKITSLEGLLGFANSTIILNVQNNRLTNLEDVYIVLAKFMRIERIWYGNNNIKWCIFSSNISVPAVNSLKLLELRNIALQILWGHGVCLDVFENLIKLFSLDLSFNSLRALPDGIFKGLVSLEEMDLSFNSLTYLQPDIFPASLKTVDLSYNFLSSPDPAAFSSLSWINLYRNRFHCDGGLKDFLTWMNRTNVTFPDPGVAEFSCEFPSDLHGVSLLNYSKVITEKYPKPSLTKI, encoded by the exons ATGAGCGCGCATCACTTCAG GGGGATGATGAGGAACTGTATACTGCTGGTTATCTTTGGAGTCTACCTGCAAGTGGTGAAATGCACCCCAAGATGTCCACTATATGGTTCTATAGCAGTTTGCACCAACCTGTCTCTATATCAGGTCCCTGCACTGCCTCCATACATTACCCATGTGTATATGAGGGATAACTACATCAGTGAGATAAACGAGACGTCTTTCTCTGGGCTTGAAGGGCTAAAGGAACTGGACCTCAGTTGGCAACGTGTCAATGGGCTAACTATAAGAACTAACACCTTTCAAAGACTGGCAAACTTGGCAGTGCTCTATTTAGGACATAATAGAGGTTTACAGATTGAGCCAGGTGCGTTTGTGGGACTGTCCAACCTGAGAacactctctctgtatgtgtgtgaccTGACTGAATCCATATTACAGGGCGACTATCTCAGGCCCCTGGTGTCTTTGAAAACGCTAGATCTGTATGGTAACCAAGTGAAAAGAATCCAACCTTCACCATTCTTTGTGAACATGACAGATTTCCAAGAGTTAAACATTACCCTAAACCAGATGGAAAGCATATGTGAGGAAGATTTGCTTGGCTTTTGTGGAAAACACTTTCGGTTGCTCAATTTGAACAGTGTCTCTCTATATGGTATGACTCAAAATGGTTTTGACTGGAAACGATGTGGAAATCCCTTTAGAAACATGTCTATAGAGACACTTGACTTATCTTCCAACGGATTCAACGTGGACAAGGCTAAATTGTTTTTCAATGCAATCCAAGGAACGAAAATTCACCATATTATTCTGGAACACAGCACTATGGGAAAATCATTTGGTTTCAGCAATTTCAAAGACCCAAACAAGAAAACATTCAATGGCCTCAAGAATAGTGGCATCAAGATTCTAGATTTGTCCAAATGCTTTATATTTGCTTTGCAATATGCAGTATTCAGTCCACTGAGAGAGGTAGAGGACATAACATTAGCCCAAAACAAAATTAACCAGATTGACAGGGGGGCGTTTTGGGGTCTTGAAAATTTACAAAGGCTCAACCTGTCACACAATCTTATAGGGGAAATCTATTCTTACACATTTGACAATCTACCCAATATTTTAGAATTAGATTTATCTTACAATCATATTGGTGCATTGGGATATCAGGCATTTACAGGACTTCCAAACCTACAAATCCTGGATCTTACAGGAAACTCTATTCGCCAACTAGGTACATATGGTTACCTTGCACCACTACCAAACCTGCAACTTCTTAATTTGGCTGATAATAAGATCACATCCTTAGAGGGCCTCTTGGGCTTTGCTAACAGTACTATCATACTGAATGTTCAAAACAACAGGTTAACTAATTTAGAGGATGTAtacattgtgttagctaaatTCATGCGCATTGAGCGTATCTGGTATGGTAACAACAACATAAAGTGGTGCATCTTTAGCAGTAATATTTCAGTGCCCGCTGTAAACTCTCTAAAGCTGCTGGAGCTCAGGAACATCGCCCTGCAGATTTTATGGGGACATGGAGTGTGTTTGGACGTATTTGAAAATCTTATCAAGCTTTTTAGTCTGGATTTAAGCTTTAACTCGCTGAGGGCTCTCCCAGATGGCATATTCAAAGGCCTCGTCTCTCTGGAAGAGATGGATCTCAGCTTCAACTCTCTCACATACCTCCAACCAGACATTTTCCCAGCGAGTCTCAAAACAGTTGACCTCTCTTAcaatttcctctcctctcctgacccaGCGGCTTTCAGTTCTCTCAGCTGGATCAACTTATATAGGAATCGCTTCCACTGTGACGGTGGCCTGAAGGACTTTCTGACGTGGATGAACAGGACCAACGTGACTTTTCCAGACCCCGGCGTGGCTGAATTCAGCTGTGAGTTCCCCTCGGATCTCCATGGTGTCAGCCTGTTGAATTACAGCAAAGTCATAACGGAAAAGTACCCAAAACCATCTttgacaaaaatataa